One part of the Streptomyces sp. AM 2-1-1 genome encodes these proteins:
- a CDS encoding DUF5682 family protein encodes MPRTAAGQGGKTGFDALRGQLKDAAAAFADGPDALEGLLLGLVDDVDRAVREPLEIFPVCHHSPASATAMARRLREKQPKVVYLELCEDMAPLLTELRNCRLPVALQAFASDAEGFPAAWAPLSVVAPITEASAEYQAIAYALETPGVELVLVDRSSDHVFQWQTRGEDARDGNDRGEDPGTPSPAAADEEAALHGDAVGVEIGDLRPRFAELEEHLLRHGRVRHWSEWWHQYVELPLGDSDHDTYRQVMLLIGSLFRRLAPDDVRRTRVDEDRERYMWTRMREHLAATGTDPADCLYVCGAFHAASRVAEFGVAGADGFEISPPSGTAWSYGLIPSSHTAIEAQFGLAAGSVSIAATQWAKNLRRTRVKPFRLAGQAQAGKSARTAVRAPAPAEPSATGAAAPDRLSGFLRRPPVLDDLDETELLGWSVEIVRAARRNGYLASTADAIAVFETSILLAGMRDRARPTPYDFQDAAVTCIEKDAVPGRRDVRRLVEIMMGGDRNGRVGYDALPPLARDVHDRLAPLGLDLQQRGVRRALLDMASHPELERSSDVLWMLRRLMPEGTARPIMGERRLGERSRQESWDLALGTHQRALIELGYEGVSIEQVLEQRLRRAAYDPRATAATVLGAVEDATLHLRGGRLAAELGTRALEVLTTERGIDGAPQVLRRIRRLLAYYRTSEPVLPPWIESFVKAGYAHYCTLLPTAFHDEDASSRQVAATLGFLFSMEGLALSLGCDRTQLELALAQSHPEEPSRVALLWAARTHLGQLSREELRERCDGLLGNPLVVPAYPRYLSGFLHALEPVPHLADFVVEAVSNAFARLPDRVLLPWLPTLITTLRAEGAELAPLLIREAGRIFPGRLDALDTFVPPWREQPAPVTTVRRTGTGARRGAALLAAHPAACDAVAALLGCDGGWETAGPAPAGAALLARHPEPAEALEALLTRRG; translated from the coding sequence GTGCCTCGGACGGCGGCCGGACAAGGCGGGAAGACCGGTTTCGACGCACTGCGGGGGCAGCTGAAGGACGCGGCGGCGGCCTTCGCGGACGGGCCGGACGCGCTGGAGGGCCTCCTCCTCGGCCTCGTGGACGACGTGGACCGCGCGGTGCGCGAGCCGCTGGAGATCTTCCCGGTCTGCCACCACTCGCCGGCCTCGGCGACGGCGATGGCGCGACGGCTGCGGGAGAAGCAGCCGAAGGTCGTCTACCTGGAGCTGTGCGAGGACATGGCACCGCTCCTCACCGAACTGCGCAACTGCCGCCTCCCCGTGGCGCTGCAGGCGTTCGCGAGCGACGCCGAGGGGTTCCCCGCCGCGTGGGCCCCGCTCTCGGTCGTCGCGCCGATCACCGAGGCGTCGGCCGAGTACCAGGCCATCGCCTACGCCCTGGAGACCCCCGGAGTCGAGCTGGTCCTCGTCGACCGGTCCTCGGACCACGTCTTCCAGTGGCAGACCCGGGGGGAGGACGCTCGGGACGGGAACGACCGGGGCGAGGACCCCGGCACCCCCTCTCCCGCGGCGGCCGACGAGGAGGCCGCGCTCCACGGCGACGCGGTCGGCGTGGAGATCGGCGACCTGCGCCCGCGCTTCGCCGAGCTGGAGGAGCACCTGCTGCGCCACGGCCGGGTGCGTCACTGGTCGGAGTGGTGGCACCAGTACGTCGAACTGCCCCTCGGCGACAGCGACCACGACACCTACCGGCAGGTCATGCTGCTGATCGGCAGCCTGTTCCGGCGGCTGGCGCCCGACGACGTCCGGCGCACCCGCGTCGACGAGGACCGCGAGCGGTACATGTGGACCCGGATGCGCGAGCACCTGGCCGCGACCGGCACCGACCCCGCCGACTGCCTCTACGTCTGCGGCGCGTTCCACGCCGCCAGCCGGGTGGCCGAGTTCGGGGTGGCGGGCGCCGACGGCTTCGAGATCAGCCCGCCGAGCGGCACCGCCTGGAGCTACGGGCTGATCCCGTCGAGCCACACGGCCATCGAGGCGCAGTTCGGCCTCGCCGCCGGCTCGGTGTCGATCGCCGCGACCCAGTGGGCGAAGAACCTCCGGCGCACCCGGGTGAAGCCCTTCCGGCTGGCGGGGCAGGCACAGGCCGGGAAGAGCGCGCGGACGGCGGTGCGGGCGCCGGCACCCGCCGAGCCGTCCGCCACCGGGGCCGCCGCCCCCGACCGGCTCTCCGGCTTCCTGCGGCGCCCGCCCGTGCTGGACGACCTGGACGAGACCGAACTCCTGGGCTGGTCCGTGGAGATCGTCCGCGCCGCCCGGCGCAACGGCTACCTCGCCTCCACCGCGGACGCCATCGCGGTCTTCGAGACCTCGATCCTGCTGGCCGGGATGCGCGACCGCGCCCGCCCCACCCCGTACGACTTCCAGGACGCGGCCGTCACCTGCATCGAGAAGGACGCCGTGCCCGGCCGACGGGACGTGCGCCGACTCGTCGAGATCATGATGGGCGGCGACCGGAACGGCCGGGTCGGCTACGACGCGCTGCCACCGCTCGCCCGGGACGTCCACGACCGGCTCGCCCCGCTGGGCCTCGACCTCCAGCAGCGCGGAGTGCGCCGGGCGCTGCTCGACATGGCGTCCCACCCGGAGCTGGAGCGCAGCTCGGACGTCCTGTGGATGCTGCGGCGGCTGATGCCCGAGGGCACCGCCCGGCCGATCATGGGGGAGCGGCGCCTCGGCGAGCGCTCCCGCCAGGAGTCCTGGGACCTCGCCCTCGGCACCCACCAACGCGCCCTCATCGAGCTGGGGTACGAGGGCGTCAGCATCGAACAGGTCCTGGAACAGCGGTTGCGCCGGGCCGCGTACGATCCGCGGGCGACGGCCGCGACCGTGCTCGGGGCGGTCGAGGACGCCACGCTCCACCTGCGCGGCGGACGGCTCGCCGCCGAACTCGGCACCCGCGCCCTGGAGGTGCTGACGACCGAGCGCGGGATCGACGGAGCCCCCCAGGTGCTGCGCCGGATACGCCGGCTGCTGGCGTACTACCGCACCAGCGAGCCGGTGCTGCCGCCCTGGATCGAGTCCTTCGTCAAGGCCGGATACGCCCACTACTGCACGCTGCTGCCCACCGCCTTCCATGACGAGGACGCGAGCAGCCGCCAGGTCGCCGCCACGCTGGGCTTCCTCTTCTCCATGGAAGGGCTGGCGCTCTCGCTCGGCTGCGACCGCACCCAGCTGGAGCTGGCCCTCGCCCAGTCGCACCCCGAGGAGCCGTCCCGGGTCGCGCTGCTGTGGGCGGCCCGGACGCACCTCGGGCAGCTTTCCCGCGAAGAGCTGCGCGAGCGCTGCGACGGGCTGCTCGGCAACCCCCTGGTGGTGCCCGCCTATCCGCGCTACCTCAGCGGCTTCCTGCACGCCCTGGAGCCGGTGCCGCACCTCGCCGACTTCGTCGTCGAAGCCGTGTCGAACGCCTTCGCCCGCCTGCCCGACCGGGTGCTGCTGCCCTGGCTCCCGACGCTCATCACCACCCTGCGGGCCGAGGGTGCCGAACTTGCCCCGCTGCTGATCCGGGAGGCCGGGCGGATCTTCCCCGGCCGGCTCGACGCGCTGGACACCTTCGTACCGCCGTGGCGCGAGCAGCCCGCCCCGGTGACGACGGTGCGCCGGACCGGTACCGGAGCGCGTAGGGGCGCCGCACTGCTCGCCGCGCATCCGGCGGCCTGCGACGCGGTGGCCGCGCTGCTGGGCTGCGACGGCGGGTGGGAGACGGCCGGCCCCGCCCCGGCGGGCGCCGCGCTCCTCGCCCGGCATCCGGAGCCGGCCGAGGCACTGGAGGCGCTCCTGACCCGGCGCGGCTGA
- a CDS encoding beta/gamma crystallin domain-containing protein gives MNQTSCSTSDLLHIWGHYSRPQIYGPSGPFEFCAANAGTMGLGSGAWVDKISTGNNDIQMNDANGATVRISRWNIVTYPNQPPNIASIQIF, from the coding sequence ATGAACCAGACATCGTGCTCCACCAGCGACTTGCTGCACATATGGGGCCACTACAGTCGTCCGCAGATCTACGGCCCTTCCGGACCCTTCGAATTCTGCGCCGCCAACGCGGGGACCATGGGACTCGGATCCGGCGCCTGGGTGGACAAGATCTCCACGGGGAACAACGACATCCAGATGAACGACGCCAACGGGGCCACGGTCAGGATCAGCCGCTGGAACATCGTGACCTACCCCAACCAGCCACCGAACATCGCGTCCATTCAGATCTTCTGA
- a CDS encoding substrate-binding domain-containing protein, whose translation MPLYDARGEENRGRRHRAVLIGVEHYQGSRNDLPAVATNLRLMREALTAEGTGMLRPEDLVVIPAVGGSAATVDQIRVREALADARRDVTGLLVVYFAGHGIVRTDGSDLNLMFTEAQVTRDRRHPFADTLSWRDDIMPELRKARADWVVVILDCCFAGNALADFNPVSGQNFALLTAAEPGVEIPPGDPRTGTEFTAAFHRLLTTGKGGPVTFTSVVTGIREAMAPLRAVDGHPWVPDELRHGDDVVLALAADTPRPIRKPRWWRMRPRALKRTTALVAAGLVALVGLGTVYVLHSIGDEPCALPLQLRVLTDPDLRETVQSAADAYSERGGDGCRTVGIDVYDAKSTDAVEAFRSSSLWQEPPATCPATGDCLRPQRDIGAQPDIWIPAAGSAWQRAAADGAGGASTSPASTSGVSAAAKARNVVELDRLGSVAYTPMVLGVPDTVPLPLSLQTGQPLDTLVSGLKGIDDVEILRPDPEATEGALLATEALYRAPHSGGAGMVEQKMAEVLRPMPSSAQDLMCALAKETRGTLEDYAAVFVPEQTVARFNLSANEPGRPGCATEALRRRVAYYPSDVPMLDLPFVRVTWAGADRDAHEREAAVRAFHAWLTTDPRGQGYFTRDGFRGVAQDGAPATPVEGSTLRYGDNGRSLLAHVPETGESAAAASLNGALHDYRDALGPGKVLYLLDNSSSTADKRVWDGTGGLKELVVRSMSALGARDSLGVWMAAVDDGAPPTQLVKFEPGGGARAQGAVAGAKTADVNARIADGLTRALKTLRQDAADTQEPRLLVVMTDGEDFDAVTEKDQEDLVSTAGGEVRVRIVTVSLRNGACAPGSLGDRLARASAGRCLDPADDIAAGLSAEVAKTGTGDAE comes from the coding sequence GTGCCGCTGTACGACGCGCGCGGCGAGGAGAACAGGGGCAGACGGCACAGAGCCGTGCTCATCGGGGTGGAGCACTACCAGGGCAGCCGGAACGACCTTCCGGCCGTCGCGACCAACCTCCGCCTCATGCGCGAGGCCCTGACCGCCGAGGGCACCGGGATGCTTCGCCCGGAGGATCTCGTCGTGATCCCCGCAGTCGGCGGCTCGGCGGCCACCGTCGACCAGATCCGGGTGCGCGAGGCGCTGGCCGATGCCCGCAGGGACGTCACCGGGCTGCTGGTGGTCTACTTCGCCGGGCACGGCATCGTGCGCACCGACGGCAGCGACCTCAACCTCATGTTCACCGAGGCGCAGGTGACCCGGGACCGCCGCCACCCTTTCGCGGACACACTGTCCTGGCGCGACGACATCATGCCGGAACTGCGGAAGGCCCGCGCCGACTGGGTCGTCGTCATCCTCGACTGCTGTTTCGCCGGCAACGCGCTCGCGGACTTCAACCCCGTCTCCGGGCAGAACTTCGCCCTGCTCACCGCGGCGGAGCCAGGGGTGGAGATCCCGCCCGGTGATCCCCGTACCGGTACGGAGTTCACGGCAGCCTTCCACCGGCTGCTGACCACGGGGAAGGGCGGGCCGGTGACCTTCACCAGCGTCGTCACCGGCATACGCGAGGCGATGGCTCCGCTCAGGGCCGTCGACGGTCACCCGTGGGTCCCGGACGAGCTGCGGCACGGCGACGACGTGGTGCTCGCCCTCGCGGCGGACACGCCCCGGCCCATCCGGAAGCCCCGCTGGTGGAGGATGCGTCCGAGAGCCCTGAAGCGTACGACCGCACTCGTGGCGGCGGGACTTGTCGCCCTCGTCGGGCTCGGAACGGTGTACGTGCTGCATTCGATCGGTGATGAACCCTGCGCGCTGCCGCTGCAATTGCGGGTGCTCACCGACCCCGATCTGCGGGAGACCGTACAGAGTGCGGCCGACGCCTACTCCGAGCGGGGCGGCGACGGATGCCGGACCGTCGGCATCGACGTGTACGACGCCAAGTCCACCGACGCCGTCGAGGCGTTCCGGTCCTCCTCGCTCTGGCAGGAGCCACCCGCCACCTGCCCGGCCACGGGCGACTGCCTGCGGCCGCAGCGGGACATCGGCGCGCAACCGGACATCTGGATACCGGCCGCCGGCAGCGCGTGGCAGCGGGCGGCGGCCGACGGGGCCGGCGGCGCGTCCACCTCCCCCGCGTCCACCTCCGGCGTGTCGGCGGCAGCCAAGGCAAGGAACGTCGTGGAGCTCGACCGTCTCGGCTCCGTCGCGTACACACCGATGGTTCTGGGGGTGCCGGACACCGTCCCGCTGCCACTCTCCCTCCAGACCGGACAGCCGCTGGACACCCTCGTCTCCGGACTCAAGGGGATCGATGACGTCGAGATCCTGCGCCCCGACCCCGAAGCCACCGAGGGCGCCCTGCTGGCGACCGAAGCGCTCTACCGGGCCCCGCACTCCGGGGGCGCGGGCATGGTCGAACAGAAGATGGCGGAGGTGCTGCGGCCCATGCCCTCCAGCGCTCAGGATCTGATGTGCGCGCTGGCCAAAGAGACACGGGGCACCCTGGAGGACTACGCCGCGGTTTTCGTGCCGGAGCAGACCGTGGCCCGGTTCAACCTGTCGGCGAACGAGCCGGGCCGCCCCGGCTGCGCGACGGAGGCACTGAGGCGCCGGGTGGCTTACTACCCCTCCGACGTGCCGATGCTGGATCTTCCCTTCGTGCGGGTCACCTGGGCGGGAGCCGACCGGGATGCCCATGAGCGCGAAGCGGCGGTCCGGGCCTTCCACGCGTGGCTGACTACGGACCCGCGTGGCCAGGGGTACTTCACCAGGGACGGTTTCCGGGGCGTGGCGCAGGACGGTGCCCCGGCCACACCCGTCGAGGGATCGACCCTGCGGTATGGGGACAACGGGAGGTCCCTCCTGGCACATGTCCCCGAGACCGGTGAGTCCGCCGCCGCCGCGTCGTTGAACGGCGCTCTGCACGACTACCGTGACGCGCTCGGGCCCGGCAAGGTGCTCTATCTCCTCGACAATTCGAGTTCGACGGCGGACAAGCGGGTCTGGGACGGCACCGGAGGCCTCAAGGAACTGGTGGTCCGCTCGATGAGTGCGCTGGGCGCCAGGGATTCGCTCGGGGTCTGGATGGCCGCTGTGGACGATGGGGCGCCGCCCACCCAGCTCGTGAAGTTCGAGCCCGGCGGCGGAGCCCGCGCTCAGGGGGCCGTCGCCGGGGCGAAGACCGCCGATGTCAACGCCCGCATCGCGGACGGCTTGACCAGGGCACTCAAGACCCTGCGCCAGGACGCCGCCGACACGCAGGAGCCGCGTCTCCTCGTGGTGATGACCGACGGCGAGGACTTCGACGCGGTGACGGAGAAGGACCAGGAGGATCTGGTCTCGACGGCGGGCGGGGAGGTCCGCGTGAGGATCGTGACGGTCTCGCTGCGGAACGGCGCCTGCGCACCCGGCTCGCTCGGCGACCGGCTCGCCCGGGCGAGTGCCGGACGCTGCCTGGACCCCGCTGACGACATCGCGGCCGGACTGTCGGCGGAGGTCGCCAAGACCGGTACGGGGGACGCGGAATGA
- a CDS encoding extracellular solute-binding protein — translation MSRAERAAVRHGTRTAAALGCLLALVSAACTGGPEDRQQPGPKEAAHGPLVIASGLDVTGSGSVRQQLVEEWNRRHAGSESQQAKLVELPGGADQQRSQLLGALQSGSAHYDVVNLDITWIPEFAEAGLISPMPVAKTGSPDDAGFIEQVHATTVWKGRSYARPFNTDVGLLYYRPGSLKGIEPQNRPTDDWTWAQLLSSIDTMDLNPVKPGDRAGWTTQLKEYEGLTVNTIEAFADAEVYLTDSEGHYLSNAEELKRGLDTLIDRVGDRRVQPAALDSDETASLADFTEDRAVFLRHWPYAYGALASLMEPGEYRVRRLPGKAVLGGQNLAVAADSPRADDARALIAFLTSPESERCLFDAGFAATRTSVYDGVSKPCWPRVDAAIRPADDATGEGAPKRQSAQERTVYTETLRSALTVAVQRPRTPYYGAFTQVLQSHVYALLKADRRPDTDEAEELDAALRKAFAGRQEEPGKQGEEPDR, via the coding sequence ATGAGCCGTGCGGAGAGGGCCGCCGTCCGCCACGGGACCAGGACGGCCGCTGCCCTCGGCTGTCTTCTCGCACTCGTCTCCGCCGCATGCACGGGTGGGCCCGAGGACCGGCAGCAGCCCGGACCGAAGGAGGCGGCGCACGGGCCTCTCGTCATCGCCAGCGGACTCGACGTCACCGGTTCCGGAAGCGTACGGCAGCAGCTCGTGGAGGAATGGAACCGCCGGCACGCCGGGTCCGAGTCCCAGCAGGCCAAGCTCGTCGAGCTGCCCGGGGGCGCGGACCAGCAGCGCAGCCAGCTCCTCGGCGCACTCCAGTCCGGCAGCGCCCACTACGACGTGGTGAACCTGGACATCACCTGGATCCCCGAATTCGCCGAAGCCGGACTCATCAGCCCCATGCCGGTCGCGAAGACCGGATCCCCCGACGACGCCGGCTTCATCGAGCAGGTCCATGCCACCACCGTCTGGAAGGGACGCTCCTACGCCCGGCCGTTCAACACCGACGTGGGGCTCCTCTACTACCGGCCCGGCTCCCTGAAGGGCATCGAACCCCAGAACCGGCCGACAGATGACTGGACGTGGGCGCAGCTCCTCTCGTCGATCGACACCATGGACCTGAACCCGGTGAAGCCGGGTGACCGGGCCGGCTGGACCACCCAGCTGAAGGAGTACGAAGGGCTGACGGTCAACACGATCGAGGCGTTCGCCGACGCCGAGGTCTACCTGACCGACAGCGAGGGGCACTACCTCTCCAACGCCGAGGAGTTGAAACGCGGTCTCGACACCCTCATCGACCGCGTCGGCGACCGCAGGGTGCAACCGGCCGCACTCGACTCCGACGAGACGGCGTCCCTCGCCGACTTCACCGAGGACCGCGCCGTCTTCCTGCGCCACTGGCCGTACGCGTACGGGGCCTTGGCGAGCCTGATGGAGCCGGGTGAGTACAGAGTGCGCAGGCTGCCGGGCAAGGCGGTGCTCGGCGGGCAGAACCTCGCCGTGGCCGCCGACTCGCCCCGCGCGGACGACGCCCGCGCGCTCATCGCCTTCCTGACTTCGCCGGAGAGTGAACGCTGTCTGTTCGACGCGGGCTTCGCCGCCACCCGGACTTCCGTGTACGACGGCGTCTCGAAGCCCTGCTGGCCCCGTGTCGATGCCGCGATCCGGCCTGCCGACGACGCCACGGGGGAGGGCGCACCGAAGAGGCAGTCGGCGCAGGAGCGCACCGTGTACACGGAGACTCTCCGCTCGGCTCTGACGGTGGCGGTGCAGCGCCCGCGCACCCCGTACTACGGCGCGTTCACCCAGGTCCTCCAGTCCCACGTGTACGCGCTGCTGAAGGCGGATCGGCGGCCCGACACCGATGAGGCCGAAGAGCTCGACGCGGCACTCCGGAAGGCATTCGCGGGCAGGCAGGAGGAGCCCGGCAAGCAGGGGGAGGAACCGGACAGGTAG
- a CDS encoding MDR family MFS transporter: MSAAVTPEPRESSSMNHRQIIQAMSGLMAGMFVAILASTVVANALPRIITDLHGSQSSYTWVVTSELLAMTATVPVWGKLSDLYDKKLLLQLSLSMFVVGSLVAGFSHSVTVLIISRVLQGIGAGGLTALAQVVMASIIPPRELGKFSGIFGAVFAVGTVAGPLIGGVLVDTSWLGWRWCFFIGVPFALLAIFLLQKTLKLPVVRREAKIDYLGAFLIMAGVSALLLWVTLGGSEFDWVSGPSAALVLGGAALVALAVLVESKVQEPMIPLSIFRNRTVSLTTVASFLVGVAMFGGTVFLSQYFQISLGKSPTMAGLMSLPMILGLMVSTTVAGQLISRRGKWKSFLVAGGVIMTAGMCLLSTIGAGTSFWVIAPYMAVLGIGVGMLMQNLVLAAQNDVAAADLGSATSTLSFFRSLGGAVGTSALGAVLSHRVASELEKGFGSSGAGGGDGAIPDLTTLPEQAREIVQNAYGVATGSVFLVGAPFALFALVAVLFIKEKPLKTKSGLERLAEEGEQPPVVPVH; this comes from the coding sequence ATGTCCGCTGCCGTGACGCCCGAACCCCGGGAGTCCTCCTCCATGAACCACCGCCAGATAATCCAGGCCATGTCCGGGCTCATGGCCGGAATGTTCGTGGCCATCCTCGCCTCGACGGTCGTCGCCAACGCGCTTCCGCGCATCATCACCGACCTGCACGGCAGCCAGTCCTCCTACACCTGGGTGGTCACCTCGGAGCTGCTGGCGATGACGGCCACCGTGCCGGTCTGGGGCAAGCTCTCCGACCTCTACGACAAGAAGCTGCTGCTCCAGCTCTCCCTGTCGATGTTCGTCGTCGGTTCGCTCGTGGCGGGCTTCTCCCACAGCGTCACCGTGCTCATCATCAGCCGGGTGCTCCAGGGCATCGGCGCCGGCGGTCTCACCGCGCTCGCCCAGGTCGTGATGGCCTCGATCATCCCGCCGCGTGAACTCGGCAAGTTCTCCGGCATCTTCGGCGCCGTCTTCGCAGTCGGCACCGTCGCGGGCCCGCTGATTGGCGGCGTGCTCGTCGACACCTCGTGGCTCGGCTGGCGCTGGTGCTTCTTCATCGGCGTACCGTTCGCCCTGCTCGCGATCTTCCTGCTGCAGAAGACACTCAAGCTGCCCGTCGTCCGCCGCGAGGCGAAGATCGACTACCTCGGTGCCTTCCTCATCATGGCCGGGGTCAGCGCCCTCCTGCTCTGGGTCACGCTCGGCGGCTCGGAGTTCGACTGGGTGTCCGGTCCGTCGGCCGCGCTCGTCCTCGGCGGCGCCGCCCTGGTCGCGCTCGCCGTCCTGGTCGAGTCGAAGGTCCAGGAACCGATGATCCCGCTGAGCATCTTCCGCAACCGGACCGTCTCGCTGACCACCGTGGCGAGCTTCCTCGTCGGTGTGGCCATGTTCGGCGGCACGGTCTTCCTGTCGCAGTACTTCCAGATCTCGCTGGGCAAGTCCCCCACCATGGCGGGTCTGATGAGCCTTCCGATGATCCTCGGCCTGATGGTCTCGACGACCGTCGCCGGTCAGCTCATCAGCAGGCGCGGCAAGTGGAAGTCGTTCCTGGTCGCCGGCGGCGTCATCATGACCGCCGGTATGTGCCTGCTCTCCACGATCGGCGCCGGCACGTCGTTCTGGGTCATCGCGCCCTACATGGCCGTGCTCGGCATCGGCGTCGGCATGCTGATGCAGAACCTGGTCCTCGCGGCCCAGAACGACGTGGCCGCCGCCGACCTGGGCTCGGCCACCTCGACGCTCTCCTTCTTCCGCAGCCTGGGCGGCGCCGTGGGCACGAGCGCGCTCGGTGCGGTACTCAGCCACCGGGTCGCCTCCGAGCTGGAGAAGGGCTTCGGCAGCTCCGGGGCCGGCGGGGGCGACGGGGCCATCCCCGACCTGACGACCCTGCCGGAACAGGCTCGCGAGATCGTGCAGAACGCGTACGGCGTCGCCACCGGCTCCGTCTTCCTCGTCGGCGCGCCCTTCGCGCTCTTCGCGCTCGTCGCGGTGCTCTTCATCAAGGAGAAGCCCCTCAAGACCAAGAGCGGTCTGGAGCGGCTCGCCGAGGAGGGCGAGCAGCCGCCGGTCGTGCCGGTGCACTGA
- a CDS encoding TetR/AcrR family transcriptional regulator yields MTSPPSPAPGLRERKKRATREALADTALRMAAEHGLDQVTVEAVTESVGVSVRTFFNYFAHLDDAILVPDPDSAGRTRAAVLSAPAELGPLAVLRRVLGEEMAHIEDAPERWELQCTVLGRTPSLFPRFLAARGADEEALISAVAQRLGQDPTSGLRSRLLVHAAVAAVRAAVEIWTATGRTRAFLTLYDEAFDELSAGLGD; encoded by the coding sequence GTGACCTCCCCCCCTTCCCCGGCGCCCGGCCTGCGCGAGCGCAAGAAGCGCGCCACCCGTGAAGCGCTGGCGGACACCGCCCTGCGCATGGCGGCCGAACACGGGCTCGACCAGGTGACGGTGGAGGCGGTCACCGAGTCGGTCGGCGTCTCGGTGCGGACCTTCTTCAACTACTTCGCCCACCTCGACGACGCCATTCTCGTCCCGGACCCGGACAGCGCCGGGCGGACCCGCGCGGCGGTCCTCTCCGCCCCGGCGGAACTCGGCCCGCTCGCCGTCCTGCGCCGGGTCCTCGGGGAGGAGATGGCCCACATCGAGGACGCGCCGGAACGGTGGGAGCTCCAGTGCACCGTGCTGGGCCGCACCCCCTCGCTCTTCCCCCGCTTCCTCGCCGCGCGCGGCGCCGACGAGGAGGCGCTGATCTCGGCGGTGGCGCAACGGCTCGGCCAGGACCCCACGTCGGGTCTGCGCTCCCGGTTGCTGGTGCACGCCGCCGTCGCCGCCGTACGGGCGGCCGTGGAGATCTGGACCGCCACCGGCCGCACCCGCGCGTTCCTGACCCTCTACGACGAGGCCTTCGACGAGCTCTCCGCCGGCCTCGGCGACTGA
- a CDS encoding VOC family protein — protein sequence MDKMIFVNLPVKDLDVSKAFFEKLGYHCNPGFTDEHAACVVISDTIYVMLLTEPRFGDFATKEIADAEKTTEVMLCLSAESRAEVDETVDTALAAGGFPAGATQDYGTMYGRSFQDPDHHVWEVMWMDPAAVAERS from the coding sequence ATGGACAAGATGATCTTCGTGAACCTCCCGGTGAAGGACCTGGACGTCAGCAAGGCCTTCTTCGAGAAGCTCGGCTACCACTGCAACCCCGGATTCACCGACGAGCACGCCGCCTGCGTGGTCATCAGCGACACGATCTACGTCATGCTGCTCACCGAACCGCGGTTCGGGGACTTCGCCACCAAGGAGATCGCGGACGCGGAGAAGACGACCGAGGTCATGCTCTGTCTGAGCGCGGAGAGCCGCGCCGAGGTGGACGAGACCGTCGACACGGCGCTCGCCGCCGGAGGCTTCCCGGCCGGCGCCACCCAGGACTACGGCACCATGTACGGCCGCTCCTTCCAGGACCCGGACCACCACGTCTGGGAGGTCATGTGGATGGACCCGGCCGCCGTCGCCGAACGCTCCTGA
- a CDS encoding oxidoreductase produces the protein MIQGWNTRDIPDQSGRTAVVTGANSGLGLVTARELARRGARVLLACRDDERGEGAADRIRRAVPGADVAFVPLDLADLSSVREFAASHAPDRIDLLVNNAGVMALPYGRTADGFETQFGVNHLGHYALTGLLLPALRAAGKARVVTVSSMLHALADIDMGDLNSERRYRRWIAYGASKTANLLFVHELARLLARTGSPVVAAAAHPGYASTNLTTAGPRLERRRSTERVMALSNRLVAQTATAGALPVLHAATAPGVRPDSFTGPGRLGVRGAPARSWRARRTLDDVTGERLWSASQQLTKVVYPGL, from the coding sequence ATGATCCAGGGCTGGAACACGCGCGACATCCCCGACCAGAGCGGCCGCACGGCCGTGGTCACCGGGGCCAACAGCGGCCTCGGCCTCGTCACGGCCCGGGAGTTGGCCCGCCGCGGGGCCAGGGTGCTGCTCGCCTGCCGGGACGACGAGCGCGGGGAGGGCGCGGCGGACCGCATCCGCCGGGCGGTCCCCGGCGCGGACGTGGCGTTCGTCCCGCTGGACCTGGCGGACCTCTCCTCCGTACGGGAGTTCGCGGCCTCGCACGCCCCCGACCGGATCGACCTGCTGGTCAACAACGCGGGGGTGATGGCGCTGCCGTACGGGCGGACGGCCGACGGCTTCGAGACGCAGTTCGGCGTCAACCACCTCGGGCACTACGCCCTCACCGGGCTGCTGCTGCCCGCCCTGCGCGCGGCCGGGAAGGCGCGGGTGGTGACGGTGTCGAGCATGCTGCACGCACTCGCCGACATCGACATGGGCGACCTCAACAGCGAGCGCAGGTACCGTCGCTGGATCGCCTACGGCGCGTCGAAGACCGCCAACCTGCTCTTCGTCCACGAGCTCGCCCGGCTGCTGGCGCGGACCGGTTCGCCGGTCGTGGCCGCCGCCGCGCACCCCGGGTACGCCTCCACCAACCTGACGACGGCGGGTCCCCGGCTGGAGCGACGCCGGTCCACCGAGCGGGTGATGGCGCTCAGCAACCGCCTGGTCGCCCAGACCGCCACGGCGGGGGCGCTGCCCGTGCTCCACGCGGCGACGGCGCCCGGCGTCCGGCCCGACTCGTTCACGGGCCCGGGACGGCTCGGGGTGCGCGGCGCGCCGGCCCGCTCCTGGCGGGCGCGCCGCACCCTGGACGACGTGACGGGCGAGCGCCTCTGGTCGGCGTCCCAGCAGCTCACCAAGGTGGTGTACCCGGGCCTCTGA